The Candidatus Acidiferrales bacterium genome window below encodes:
- a CDS encoding lysophospholipid acyltransferase family protein, whose translation MKKFLDGLSYLRSLVVTIPLIYLYTIVMGTISLLVSPFDRRGNLQHACARLWARLIMTTSLVRVRVSGLEHVDTQATYVYCANHQSYLDTTLLFGYLPVKFRIMAKASLFRIPFLGWHLKRAGHMPIARDNVRRAARSLLEAAEHIRAGTPVVVFPEGGRSIPGPLQEFRAGTFLLAIRAGVPAVPVAIVGTRAALAPHSWHIHPARVEMIIHPPIPTEGMRTKDSERLAQQVREVIAATLAARRGRSSH comes from the coding sequence ATGAAGAAATTTCTGGACGGGTTGAGCTACCTCCGCTCGCTCGTCGTCACCATCCCCCTCATCTACCTCTATACGATCGTGATGGGGACGATCTCGCTCCTGGTGTCGCCGTTTGACCGCCGGGGAAACTTGCAGCATGCCTGCGCCCGCCTCTGGGCGCGGCTCATCATGACGACCAGCCTGGTGCGGGTTCGGGTGAGCGGGCTCGAGCACGTGGACACGCAGGCAACTTACGTCTATTGCGCCAACCATCAGAGCTACCTCGATACCACGCTGCTGTTCGGGTATCTACCGGTTAAATTCCGCATCATGGCCAAGGCATCGCTCTTCCGTATACCCTTTCTCGGTTGGCACCTGAAGCGCGCCGGGCATATGCCGATTGCGCGTGACAATGTCCGCCGCGCCGCCCGCAGTTTGCTCGAGGCGGCGGAGCATATCCGTGCCGGAACGCCAGTGGTGGTCTTCCCTGAGGGCGGCCGGAGCATCCCGGGGCCGCTCCAAGAGTTCCGAGCCGGTACGTTTCTCCTGGCCATCCGTGCCGGGGTGCCGGCGGTGCCGGTGGCCATCGTCGGCACGCGGGCAGCGCTCGCACCCCACTCCTGGCATATCCATCCGGCTCGCGTCGAGATGATCATCCACCCGCCCATCCCCACTGAGGGCATGAGGACGAAGGATAGTGAACGACTGGCACAGCAAGTGCGCGAGGTGATAGCCGCGACCCTGGCTGCGCGGCGAGGCCGCTCGAGCCACTGA
- a CDS encoding gamma-glutamyl-gamma-aminobutyrate hydrolase family protein: MSGKAQQIPRIGVPYRSVKEEAENRRDAYDNYLRALREAGGEPVEISLVLSRPRLGELARTLDGIVLPGSPADVDPKRYGAPRHPRSGDPDPQREQTDFTLLDAAFAANKPVLAICYGVQLLNVYLGGSLVQDIPSELASEITHDWRGRASGAPEPFHPVGIEAGTRLVLLAGGTEARVNSSHHQSVHRPGSDLRVVARAPDGVVEAVEFTGKDQWVMGVQWHPERMKDDGLSEALFRDLIAAARAAFAGVRG; the protein is encoded by the coding sequence ATGTCTGGGAAAGCACAGCAAATACCGCGTATTGGCGTGCCGTATCGCAGCGTAAAGGAAGAGGCGGAGAACAGGCGCGACGCCTACGATAATTACCTACGCGCGCTAAGAGAGGCGGGCGGAGAACCTGTCGAAATCTCGCTCGTACTTTCAAGACCGCGCCTGGGGGAGCTGGCTCGCACGCTCGATGGTATCGTGCTGCCCGGCAGCCCTGCTGACGTTGATCCCAAGCGCTACGGCGCTCCGCGCCACCCGCGCTCAGGCGATCCCGACCCGCAGCGCGAGCAGACCGATTTCACGCTGCTCGACGCCGCCTTTGCCGCGAACAAGCCCGTGCTGGCGATCTGCTACGGCGTACAGCTTCTGAACGTCTATCTCGGCGGGAGCCTCGTGCAAGACATCCCGAGCGAGCTCGCCTCGGAGATCACGCACGACTGGCGTGGCCGCGCATCCGGCGCGCCGGAACCGTTTCATCCCGTCGGCATCGAAGCCGGGACGCGGTTGGTTCTGCTCGCCGGCGGAACCGAAGCGCGCGTAAACAGTTCGCACCATCAGTCGGTGCACCGGCCGGGAAGCGACTTGCGCGTCGTGGCGCGTGCGCCGGATGGCGTAGTGGAAGCGGTGGAATTCACAGGAAAAGACCAGTGGGTCATGGGCGTGCAATGGCACCCGGAACGCATGAAAGACGATGGGTTGTCCGAGGCGTTGTTCCGCGACCTGATCGCCGCTGCGCGCGCCGCGTTTGCGGGGGTCAGGGGCTAG